The stretch of DNA CCACTTGGAAGGTGCTAGGAAGTTGCCCTGATTGGTTTAGTGCCAAATAAGCTTTTCGTTTGTTGACTTGAACACTTACTACTGCACGGTAGGTGATGTGgtagcatatataataccacACAGAAGAGTTGCGACAGTTTCTGTTATAAATCTCACATACTTATCTTTAAATTTTCCTCTGTGCTCCAAAAGCAAATGCTATCTCAAATCTCAAATGTGGCTAAGAGGGAGTGTTCAGCTGATTAGAGACTGTGTACCATGGCAATATTTATGGAGGTAGTTGACTATTCTCCCTCATGAAACCaataatgttgtatatatacaacaaaattggttttaatatataaagtatattctAGGGAATACCAGCCTTATATCACTCCATTAGAGGTACTCAATGGCTATTAGACATGTTTATGGTTTGGTAGGCATCAATGAGCGCCTAATCCTTTTAGGTTTTTGACCAAGGATGCATTCGACAGATATAAACAAGGAGTTGTCTCCTACTCCAAGGTTGTCAGCTCCTGAATAAAAGCTCTTCCAATACTCTGTAGGTCATCATTTATCATTGCTTAAAGcaagtagtttttattttatattcttttTGAATTGCCCTGTTTTATTTCTTTTCAGTTTAATCAAAGTTATCAGAAGATCTGTATACAAACAGGAAATTGGTACACCTCAAACACTGGAATAAATGGAAGTGTGGTCCAATAATATCAGTAAAGGTTCTTGAGTAGGAATTTGATGGTTGTATAGATCGAGGTTGATAAATCCTAACATGTCTATGGATGCTGTGTAGCCATGTACAATCGGTGAAGTTTAGATGCTAGCTTAAAAAAAGATTTGAGCTATGGTTTAAGTGTGGTGGTATTAAAATGGTGGGTTGAGATTGTAAAAGACAGCGTTTCCATTAAATTAGAGCAAGATACATGTAAAGATAGTATATAGCAATAGAAAGAGGTTTGAGACCTGGCTGTAACTTGAAAATCGCTACGGTGGTTTActgattttaattattattattattactactgttgtTCGCAGTAGTAAGAGACCACCTGATGCCATGTAGAAGACTATGACTAGACCTCCTTTGATAAGAGTGCTTTATTTACCCACCTCTCAGGTTTGCAGTTTTACAGGGAGGGTGTGCAGTACGCCCTTTGTGATTCTACGTGTCACAGCTAGCTAAGTTGAAggtaaaatgtgttattattatattaacagGCGTCAGTCTAAAAGTGGAGGCACCCATGTTAAGCTTCCCTTGCAAAAAGAACAAAGTGCATTATCTACAGATACACCCAAACTTCAGGGTCTCATGTCAGAGTGGACTGTCACTAACCACTATCAATGCCCGGTTGTTCTGCGGCAGAAGCTCCAGGGTTGCACCGTGTCAGGTGAACCACTTTACAATATCTTGTTGTTTTGTCAGAGTTGCACTGGCTGCTTTACTCAACtacttttacatgtatatctgaatATGATTTAATCTTATTCTGCTTTAGGAAGTCACAATATAGGCAGATGCACACATGCAGAGACAGGTTCCTTACATTACGGATGTTGAACTTGAAACCTTCATTTCGAAAGTAAAGCCAAAAAAACAGCTGATAGTTCTTTCAGTTTTCTCCTCATTGTAAGTTGTCTCCTAATAGTAAATTGTTACTTCACTGTAAGTTGTCTCCCCTCTAAAAGTTGTTTCCTTATAGTAAGCTGTCTCTTCACTGTAAAATGTCTCATTATTGAAAGTTGCCTCCTCACCatgagttgtttttattttgtgctGTGTATCTTGCCTAACTAAAGCTGCCTTATATCTTAAGCTGCATACTTTCGCTCTGCAAGTTGCCTTTTTACAAGTTgtcattttttaataaattgtcTTATCTTTATAAGGTGCCAGTTTTTAGAATCGTTTCTCTGTAAGTTACCTTCTCCCCATAAGTTATTCACTCTCTGTAAGCTGTTGTCTCTCCCTCAAAGTCTTTTCCAATTTATGATTTCACTTTTTCCTCGCATACTGTTTTCCATCCATATGTTTTCTAGGTATATGATCATAATAATCTACAGTCTCTACTAtttaaaaattactaataaCTGCCAAAACACCGTTCTCTTCTGACGCGTACTCCTCTCGTTTAGTTTTCTTCTTTCTCCCATTTTATTCTCTACATCGTAAATTTTACATTCTTTAGCGATGATATTTTCTACATGCATCTATGTGTAAGAGCCAAAAGCCATCTTAAGTTTGGCTGGATATCTTTATTGACAGGCTTCCCAACAAGAATACTGGAAATAAAATGCTAGACAAACTGCATAATTACCGCAATACCAACCGAGCTCACACGTGTATGCAGTCACGTTCAGACCCTTACCGTCTCGTTAGATATGATATGGTGACAGCTTACTATGACTGTAACTACACCCAGCCATTATTTCTCACCATACATATTGATGTACCTGGCATGTTCCTAGTGAGTATATCTGTGAGCCAAAGCTATAGTAGCTcatataatgaaagaagtaCATGAAACTGCCTTAGTACAACTTTCGTTAATCTTAGTTTACCCTAATTCAATGATCTTCGAGTGTTTATTCACTTTATAAAACAATTTCCTGGTCAAGTTGCATATATAGTAGAGTGCAGACACTCCTacaaataatctgttccaggaatgATTACGTTACAGCGATTTTATGTTacacgaacagtaaaatacacgCAATTGCCAAATCCATTCTACGATCTTTCCAAACATGTTTTTGTCTCTTCCATAAAGGCAAGAAACtaaacataacttatttaatttGAAAACTGGACAGTAACTTTAGTTTTAACAGTTTGTATAGgcaacttttcattttttcttatcAAATGCACCATGTTAAGCGTTGAGGATCATgctaattttacaataagttaaagGGAATGCTTTCAATGTTGAATTTACagattattttcattttttatgacAGCGAGGTTTAATGAGCAAAGggaaaaatttgcaaaatacTTCATGTCTAAAATAAcgaaaaacaaaagtatttttactgtacgtatttAGTGATGTATTCTACGCCTGTCTGACCGCCCGTCAGTCGTCAGGGTCAAAATAAAAGGTAGCGTTCGATAACAGATAGATTGCGACTGCAACTCATGACATTCCATTAGGGTATATCGACATTTCAGCGATTGCACCAATTGACCGCCTTCCAGTATTTTTGAATTATCACATGGTTACCTATTTTCTGTGCTTTGTCGACACACCTAACGAACTCTAATGGTAAACTAgattgccagggtactagtacatgtaATAGAGAGCTGTACATGTCGTTTTCTGTCGCAAGTGCTTGaaaaaaagcaatatttttaaggctatcCATGATATTCTCGTTATTGAAATCAAATTTGACAAGTCGCACTGATTTGACACTTTTCGGTTTGTGGAATTCTTTACATGATGTTGCTACTGTACTGATGATCACTCAATATAACTGGCTGATTGTCTCGctgtttctgcagcattttaaTTTCGTATGTCATTTACTGCTCAGGCGTACAACAGTGTTATAAACGGTAACCAGAAACCGATTCAGGTCAATATGAACATAAACCAACGTTATTGTGTGAAACACTCTCAACAGGCTGCCTCTGCTTACTTTGtttaaaagtaacaaatatGAACACAAGTGGTATTGAGAGTTGCCTCCTTTTGATTTACCATAGCTCGTGATCTTGTTTTTTTCATCTAGATTTTCCAGTCAGGGCGGCTAATATTTTGTGACCACATATTCAATGGCTATGGAAATGCGCAAAAGGACTTCCAAAAGCAGTTGATGAACACTCGTAAGCCCGTCCTCAAGAGTTTCTGTCTGCCCAGAGATTTCAAGTTCAGGTGACTTCTGTTTTACCTGTCTCTCCCTGTAGAAACAAAGTGTTTTTTTGTGATTACAAGTGATTGCTAATGATAAATCTACTGTAATTTGGATAATACCATCATccataataaattatttttattcaaattctGTTTTTTATCGAAGTGCAAATGCCCGGATAACATGCTGATGCGCTGAAGGCCTGTGGAGGCAGTTGGAAatgtaaaagaaataaaaaaattagaagaGAAAGAAAGATATATCAGTAAGTGTAAATTCAtcatacatttgtatataaacTTTCCATAGTCCACAAAAAGGAAGAGACGGCCTGAGGTCTCCTTGGGGTGGAAAGATAGGAGGTGCCGGAGTTGACAAGCATGGCGGTCCTGACATTACTGTTCCGATGCCCAAAATAGACGATGGAACTCAGTCACCAGATTCTGTATCTACCTTGGAATACCATATCGGGTGAGTTACTATTCctttatctagtcattattccAGTTTAATCAGTGATTTATGCCTGGTTGTCCGATTGTCACTTCTAACCTGTAGTTGGTAGCAAAAAGTTGTACCCCTTTTGTCTAATTGTTCAATCAGCAGAGGAACCAAACTTTTGTGTTTGTATTTCCTCATTCATTATTTagaattataaaaaaactttaacctaacaaaaaattgtttgtcaaGTCATGTCTATTGACATAAGTTCGTTGTCTGCGGGAATAGCCACATTTGTATGAGTCTGATTATCTAACTTTGCAACTAGTGTAGAAGTTTTAATCAGTTTAACTTAAGTTTAGCCACGATCGATAGCCACGATCGATAGCCACGATCGATAGCCACGATCGATAGCCACGATCGATAGCCACGATCGATAGCCACGATCGATAGCCACGATCGATAGCCACGATCGATAGCCTCGATCGATAGCCACGATCGATAGCCACGATCGATAGCCACGATCGATAGCCACGATCGATAGCCACAGGATTACGACTGATTTTgctataacattattattacatttttgGCATTTTCAGATAGATGATTGAAatactgaaatatgtaaatttttatgaaatgtaAGAGCATTAGTGGCTTTTTCTATGCAGAGCTCTAAAAAGTTCTCTTTTCAAATTCTGCATCTATTGTTAGCAGATGGCATTGTGGAAATTCCTTATTTGTTATGCATTGGCTGAATGGTGTTGCTGAATCGATAGTAAGTCAAGCTATGTGATGCACATAGAGCCTTAATCCTGCTGGGACTTTGACATTCGATCTGAAGAAGGGCAAGCGATCACAGTTGTCAAACACCTAATGTCTCGTTGtaacatgtataataaaggCTATCATCTGGTAACCGATATTATTACACAAAGCCTTCACTCGCAGAAGATCTGTTTGCCCAAAGTACTATGCTCACTGACAcagttggattaaactattgAGGCTACCCAAAATCATTAGGTATTGCCTGCCTACAAGTCTAAGACTCAAAGTATATGAAGAGTTGCTCTAGCATTAACTTAGTTTGTGCTTATCATGATAAGCCATCCCAGTACAAGCCTGTGTTGCTGCTTTCTACTGGCACAAAACCCATCACCCATCATACTTCTTGCAGGGCTCGTGAACAGAACAAACTTGCTATAGTTCTGCTTTACAATAAAGGTATGGGTGGGGTAGACCTGAGTGATAAGAGGGTTTATTATATAGCAGCTGAGCATGCAACACACAGATATTGGGTGAAGGTTGCCTAGAACTTAATAGACATAACTCTTCGTCACTGACATGAACATTTTAAGCTAAAAAACACTGACACTAAGATGGACATGACCGACTTTGTGTCCAAAATAGTTATGCAGTCAGTGTGCCCAATAGTTGATAATAAAGAAGAACAGGCAACTTCTTATGGCCATCAACTAACTGAGGTTCCCGGAAAACGAGAACGTTCTTGCGTTGTTTGTTCCGATCGGTCTGCCAAAATTCGCAAGCGTTCCGGACCTGGTGTGCAGCATGCAAAATTGGCTGCCATTTAGGCTGCTATGAGAACTTCAATCATAAGCTCTAAttactttaattattattaattataatcaTATTGCATTAATTAATAGTAATATCAATTTACTGTAATTCTCTGTTTGGGTTCATCTAGTTCAGTCTGTATACTTAAATGTTACTACCtagtttattttctctccttaTTTTTACCTTCATTGGTTTAGAATAAAATTgcaatagaataaaaaataatgaggATAATCCTTAGAAATTTTGTGCAAATGTGAAATTTTCTTCACACTTAGTCTCACATGATTCTGTAAAAAGACCTCAAACAGAATGGCACTGCCTTTGCTTACAACTCCTGAAACACATGACAAATTTTACGAAATCGTCTCCCCAAGATGTATGGTCAAAGATAGTGTATCTAATGAACGTTTACAACCCACATTATGGTCTAGTTGGATGCTTCATTTTGTTAGCTTTAGGAAAATGTATTCATTGTCCAAGTTTAATAGACAACTTTTAGAATTATTGGGATTAGACACATGCCTCAATTATTCGTGAAATAGACCGtcatttgagaaatttttaTGATCGGTACTTGGGTTAAGAGCTTTCATACACTTTGCTATGCTATACTTTCAGATTAGCCTTCTCTGCACAGTACAGCATGCCatatctagcgtagtttgtgtagtcatatgcaaaaaatcaaggaaggatcatacatgtaatttaactatacatttatgtccaaattgtaggctataacacgtcatgtaaactgcaaataattagttttgctgctcacaaaatgtgcagacaaaaatgaaaatgttttcttttttcccACCAAAGTACCATTATCATGGAGTAATCGTCATGATTTTGTCAAGTTATTAGTATCTAATCTCACCTtttctgctgtatcacattcgTTCTGTCTTTTCTCATGTCTCTTCTCAGTTCTttccataacgagtttgttacaatactttttaacAAGCGTAATGACATAAtaagtctgaactctcatcaaagttctcaatgcttagcagtttttgagcaatttcacattgaatCCTCTCTTCTtctaatatcaaccatctgtttgcatactgtttggctgtctcatattgaagtttagtcactctgactagggtttcattcacaaACTGATCAATACATTGAATTAAACAGTattgctgcatccttggcatgggttaagAAATGCTGAGAGTTGACTTGGCTAAtttcaaataaaagcatttataaattttcgagattataaaatatttttcattatcTGATACaatatgtaaggttttccaagcaaacttggagttgctccctcccatttcaaaagtgctctctagctcagaaatgcgcaaacacataggtgtagaaacattacAATTGAAtgcagcataaatttctgactgtaaaacatttttgtttgagtagcccaccctccgAAGGAAAAGGCTAAAATAGAAGTTTATGTTCCTGTTCTACTATTACTCATGCAGACTTGtactttttagaaaatattgGTCTACTCAAAGAGAAGAAGATGATATGATGTTCACTCATCCAAATTACTAGTTCGGAAAATGACAAAAAAGTTCACCATGTACATACCACCAGCAGAAACTGTCAAATAGCCGAATTCCAATACCTTCCGTTATTCTCTGCAGCCTTGTTCCCGTGTATATCATCTATAAGAACTTGCTGGTGTTTCCAACTCAAGACAACCTAATCTCAAAGTGGTAGATCGTTGATGACAAACCTTACTAACCTGACAGGATTATCTAGCTAAGCTCAGAGATCcttaaatgtttgttttctTTGTATTGCAGAAGCTTTTCACAGCTAGCTACTTTCTCTAACCTTCCATGaccatatatttttctttttccatcactCACAGCCAATATAGTTTCAGAGTTTATTGCTACAGCCAATATAACTCAACCATTTAGTCTACTGTCTCCAAATCCATGATTTATAAACTCAGCAATTCAATTCATGCACAAGTAATTTACTTACTTTATTATTTTCGATTAATGGAGGTTTAGGAGCTGGAATTTGTGTAACAATTGGTAGAGAAGCTCTTGACATGAGCCTCTCTAGGGATTGGGGTATAGATGCTTATTTCTACATGTTCTCTATGTCTATGCCAATATCACTAACTCCTTTTGGAACACTTGTACTATGCTCTTGATGTTCTTTATTTTTGTCTAATACAAACCTAGCTtctaatattttttgcaaaagaaGACAAAATTTGCAGACCACATTTAACATTAGAAATACCAAGAGCCTTTTACCATTAGAAGTACTAAGAACACTCCATTATGGAAATACCAAAAGCCTTTTTCTATAGAAATACCAAACATTGAAAATCAAAATACTAAACAGCCACCAGTAGTTATTGGCTGAAGCAATCTATAGACATTGAATAATGTATTTGAGATACTTGTTCAACTAGATTGCTCTGACGGCTTAGGCATGTGCTTGACAGTTTCGCCAGGTGTTCGAAAGCATTGGCAGGTGTTCCACAATCTTGGCAGGTGTTTCTGACTTATACTTTTTGTCTTTACTCGAGTTCTATCAAGTCTAAAGTTATGCGCTTGACCCGATtcagttttcttaaaaaatacatttacagCAGGTTCTAGCATATTTTGAaagaaacatatttttaatattagacTAGCTGCATGCtcagcattgcacgggtaataaaataatgtccCAATGAGTTTAAGTAACTCAAGTTATTAACtgaagctagtctaaatctttactataataagcgcCGTGTCTGAGACCAGCTTACTAATCAGTAAGTAACATGTAATGAACTCTAGCAGTAAAGTCAGCGGCTAATAATCAATAGTAGTTTGTAGGCGCTTCAAGCATGCCTACTTTAACCAATGCAATGaatatgaccacaattattttattgtataggAATTTAGCACGCTTGACTGTAGACACAACGgatctgagttcaaatccagtgcataGCAGATCTTTTGTGCCAAAATCATCACTATAGCTGGAAATACTAATGACAGACGACAAACACTCAAGTTTATATACGCATGTATAGTTTGCTGATTATTTTCAGTTTGTGTTTGCATTTCATTCATAACAAAGAATAGACCAATTCATGTTTCTGCCAACTACTGTTTggtgttttttattttctggtacttatattaatattaagatGATGTTGGTTTCTTGCAAACTTGCAACTGAGAAGGTATCCTTACATCCTTATatgtttgtttttgtaataGACAATTGAAGTCTATTTCATAAATCAATGGGTTCCAAGTTGATGTCAACCTGacagtttaaaaattgttatattaagaattaattaaaaatgaCTTGTACCTTTAACCACTATTGCTACTCTGTGACACCATTGTTGTGGCATTGAATACCTGAGTTGTTGACATATATTAACAGTTGATTAGGCAGCTCTTCAGTAGAGAGCAGGTTTCAACTTACTATATAAAATAGTctaagaataatattaaatatattgtgaAAAACACTGGCAATTTATATTTTACGAATAATTTAAAATGTCAATCTCAAAATACATTGTTATTATAAGACCTTGAAGAAAACAGTAGAGTAATGCCTGAAATACTATAAAACTGCTGTAAAAAATTAGTGTTGTTAATGGAAGAGTTTTCAGATAGTTTTATTTCTGAATAGCGAGACTAGCTAGACGATGAGATTAAAATTATGTGAGTAGCTAAAAATAGTTTCTTGACCCCATTTGAGGCCTGCTGCAACAAAGCAGGGAAAGTTTGGGCTCACCCACAAAATTAAAGAGACCATACCAAACTTAATAGACCAAAAGGCATAAAGTCGTGGAAAGAGCAGGGCCTGTTGTCTCATATCTAATAAGCACACCATTTCATGCTGTAGCCTTGTGTCAAATAATGAGAGGAATGATGCAACCGATGGAGACCATGAGGTAACACCAGCTGAGAGTTGTGATTGGTCTCTCCCGATACTCAAACTCATAATTGTATTAGCAGTAAGGTATGCATAATACCTAACAAAGCAAATGAAAACACTAGGGGCTCAAATATCAAGGTATGTCATATATcaaatacatactgtacatgcttGTACATATTGAACTTGATAATACTTGCTGTTCATGCTA from Watersipora subatra chromosome 2, tzWatSuba1.1, whole genome shotgun sequence encodes:
- the LOC137388831 gene encoding uncharacterized protein C3orf20-like, with product MQSRSDPYRLVRYDMVTAYYDCNYTQPLFLTIHIDVPGMFLIFQSGRLIFCDHIFNGYGNAQKDFQKQLMNTRKPVLKSFCLPRDFKFSPQKGRDGLRSPWGGKIGGAGVDKHGGPDITVPMPKIDDGTQSPDSVSTLEYHIG